In the Borrelia hispanica CRI genome, TTTACCAAAAATGCTTTGTCTAATTTTTTAATCCCATAATAAATACCCAAAAAATTATCATCATTTCGTATGGAAAATAAATGAAACATACTGATATCTTCTATGTTAAAAATTCCCCTAAGGGATATAAAAAATTTAGTAGGTTCATTCTTGCTTATTCCAAACGCATAAAAATCATTAAATATTTTAGTATGATATATCTTACGGTTATTAATCTCTTCTACTTTAGAAAAGATATTTTTACCCTTTTTCTGATTCTTGGGATCTATTTCCTTTTTCTTCTG is a window encoding:
- a CDS encoding DUF226 domain-containing protein, whose translation is MVALLELLKQKKKEIDPKNQKKGKNIFSKVEEINNRKIYHTKIFNDFYAFGISKNEPTKFFISLRGIFNIEDISMFHLFSIRNDDNFLGIYYGIKKLDKAFLVKNFNKRETYTLRKCEYIEFRFKKGGVFCYLSGLHNLLKKGKIGSSYYQTLLSILLELERELYAFYGKKLPEGGIVPRWIEKRQK